The following proteins are co-located in the Paenibacillus sp. J23TS9 genome:
- the spoIIE gene encoding stage II sporulation protein E → MARLRNMQMLQRPLQLLAAKKWMLLLTLMAFLLGKAMILNELSPFAIAYFAVIAFMRRDYLLPVTVALIAGSLFAPFPAPLIIAAELLIFYFIHRGLNAFDHAELSYAPLMVFVSSFVVKLFTIMTGPPFTWYSLLMGSLDAILSFVLTLVFIQAIPVFTYRKKNYQLRSEEILCLIILLASVMTGAVGWTVYSMSVEHVLSRYLILIFALVGGAPLGASVGVVTGLILSLADISAIYQMSLLAFSGMLAGMLREGKKGAVMLGMLLGSSILSIYFSGPADVMTSTWESCAAIVLFLITPKSIIKMISKYVPGTNDHSKSQHEYAKRVRDLTADRVTQFSRVFRQLSQSFGQVAGTEEVSKRNGEMDHFMNAVAEGPCSNCFKHSHCWDAKFYQTYKYMTDVMTAVEENPEINVQQIPKEWARICGKTDEVLQEMKQQYNLYQHDMQWKRQIYDSRHLVAEQLSGVSQVMEDLAREIQREGQAMYRQEEQIREALEQLGLSIQGIEIISLDSGHVEIEIVHAFTRGYDECRKIIAPLLSDILDEHIAVHHESSISSKDGLATVMFGSAKTFEITTGIAGAAKGGDMLSGDSFSMVELGNGTFAVALSDGMGNGERAKQESSTALSILEQLLQSGMDEKLAIKSVNSILMLRSPDEVYATVDMALIDQYTAETTFMKIASTPSFIKRGLEVIPVSASNLPIGIIQDIEVDLVTLKLQAGDIVIMMTDGIYDAPGHAVNKELWMKRMIQEIDNEDPQQIADILLEKVIRYQQNMIHDDMTVVVGKVEHYRPEWTTLHVPGLERMERPRTVS, encoded by the coding sequence ATGGCGCGGTTGCGCAATATGCAGATGCTCCAGCGTCCCTTGCAGTTGCTTGCAGCCAAGAAGTGGATGCTTTTGCTGACACTGATGGCGTTTTTGCTGGGGAAAGCCATGATACTCAACGAGCTATCGCCGTTTGCGATCGCCTACTTTGCCGTCATCGCCTTTATGCGTCGCGATTATTTGCTTCCTGTCACCGTCGCACTTATAGCAGGCAGCCTGTTTGCTCCCTTTCCTGCTCCCTTGATTATTGCGGCTGAACTCCTTATTTTTTATTTTATTCATCGGGGATTGAATGCCTTCGATCATGCTGAACTTTCTTATGCGCCGCTCATGGTTTTTGTATCTTCTTTCGTCGTTAAGCTATTCACGATTATGACCGGCCCGCCATTTACCTGGTATTCGCTGCTGATGGGTTCGCTGGATGCCATCCTCAGCTTCGTGCTTACCCTGGTGTTTATCCAGGCTATTCCAGTATTCACCTACCGCAAAAAGAACTATCAGCTGCGGAGTGAGGAAATACTTTGCCTAATTATTCTTCTGGCTTCTGTCATGACCGGAGCAGTGGGCTGGACTGTATATTCAATGTCTGTGGAACATGTGCTCTCCCGGTATTTAATCCTGATCTTTGCTTTGGTAGGCGGTGCACCGCTAGGGGCTTCGGTTGGGGTTGTGACCGGACTGATTCTAAGCCTGGCGGACATATCTGCTATCTATCAAATGAGCCTGCTTGCATTCTCCGGCATGCTGGCCGGTATGCTGCGTGAAGGCAAAAAGGGTGCAGTTATGCTCGGGATGCTTCTTGGATCCTCGATCTTATCGATCTATTTTAGCGGTCCGGCAGATGTGATGACCTCGACCTGGGAGTCCTGCGCGGCGATTGTATTATTTTTAATAACACCAAAATCGATCATTAAGATGATCTCCAAATATGTTCCCGGCACGAATGACCACAGTAAATCCCAGCATGAATATGCCAAAAGGGTGCGTGATCTGACGGCGGATCGGGTTACGCAGTTCTCCCGGGTATTCCGGCAGTTATCCCAGAGCTTCGGACAGGTGGCCGGTACGGAGGAGGTCAGCAAACGAAATGGTGAGATGGATCATTTTATGAATGCTGTGGCAGAAGGCCCCTGCTCCAACTGCTTCAAACACAGTCATTGCTGGGATGCGAAATTTTATCAAACTTATAAATATATGACGGACGTCATGACCGCCGTGGAAGAAAATCCGGAGATCAACGTTCAACAAATTCCAAAGGAATGGGCGCGGATCTGCGGTAAAACCGATGAAGTGCTTCAGGAAATGAAGCAGCAGTACAACCTCTATCAGCATGATATGCAGTGGAAACGCCAAATATACGACAGCCGTCATCTGGTTGCGGAACAATTGTCCGGCGTATCACAGGTGATGGAGGACCTTGCACGAGAAATTCAGCGTGAGGGGCAGGCGATGTACCGGCAGGAGGAGCAGATCCGCGAAGCGCTGGAGCAGCTCGGCCTCTCCATTCAGGGCATCGAGATTATTAGCCTTGATTCCGGGCATGTGGAAATTGAAATCGTTCATGCGTTTACCCGCGGTTATGATGAGTGTCGCAAAATTATCGCACCGCTTCTTTCGGATATCCTGGATGAACATATCGCCGTCCATCATGAGTCTTCCATCTCCTCCAAGGATGGTCTTGCGACTGTTATGTTCGGATCAGCCAAAACTTTTGAAATAACAACCGGTATCGCTGGGGCAGCCAAAGGTGGAGATATGCTGTCCGGAGATAGCTTTAGTATGGTGGAGCTTGGTAATGGCACTTTTGCAGTCGCACTTAGTGATGGCATGGGCAACGGGGAGCGCGCGAAACAGGAAAGCAGCACCGCATTGTCTATTTTGGAACAGCTGCTCCAAAGTGGTATGGATGAGAAGCTGGCCATCAAATCCGTCAACTCGATCCTTATGCTCCGGTCTCCGGATGAAGTGTATGCCACCGTTGATATGGCACTGATCGATCAATATACAGCGGAGACCACATTTATGAAAATCGCCTCCACGCCAAGCTTTATAAAACGTGGACTTGAGGTCATTCCGGTATCCGCGAGCAATCTGCCAATCGGTATTATTCAGGATATCGAGGTGGACCTTGTTACCTTAAAGCTGCAGGCAGGTGATATTGTGATCATGATGACTGACGGTATTTACGATGCGCCTGGGCATGCCGTGAACAAAGAGCTGTGGATGAAACGGATGATCCAGGAGATCGACAACGAGGACCCGCAGCAAATCGCCGATATTCTTTTGGAGAAAGTGATTCGTTATCAGCAAAATATGATTCATGATGATATGACCGTTGTGGTAGGCAAAGTCGAACATTATCGTCCGGAATGGACGACGCTGCATGTACCTGGTCTTGAAAGAATGGAGCGCCCGCGTACCGTAAGCTAA
- a CDS encoding VWA domain-containing protein: MKQILLITDGCSNVGTSPVLAAAHAFQEGITVNVAGVVDYGTIGELGSLEIAEIAKAGGGVSQVVGTRQLAQTMQMMTRKTVVQTIHQAVNRELKQILGHTTLEELPPSQRSQVVQVVDEMTETTSLQVALLIDASASMKPKLSAVEDAIRDLMLSLQAREGISEIAVFHFPGRRSGEDAVLDSDWTRDAGTLRALFQRLQMKGATPTGPAIMRVIDFFRYGTLDEHQTWRGNTDEGEGMLGDYVV, from the coding sequence GTGAAACAGATTCTTTTGATAACGGACGGATGTTCGAACGTGGGGACAAGCCCGGTGCTGGCGGCAGCCCACGCTTTTCAGGAGGGAATTACGGTCAATGTGGCGGGGGTGGTGGATTACGGAACAATCGGTGAGTTGGGCAGTCTTGAGATCGCTGAAATTGCCAAGGCGGGAGGAGGAGTCAGCCAGGTTGTGGGTACGAGGCAGCTTGCCCAAACCATGCAGATGATGACGCGAAAAACGGTGGTTCAGACCATTCATCAAGCGGTTAATAGGGAGTTAAAGCAAATATTGGGACATACCACATTAGAGGAGCTGCCTCCATCACAACGCTCGCAAGTGGTGCAGGTCGTCGACGAAATGACGGAAACAACATCGCTGCAGGTTGCGCTTTTAATTGATGCTAGTGCCAGTATGAAACCGAAGCTTAGTGCTGTAGAGGATGCCATCCGTGACTTGATGCTCAGCCTTCAGGCGCGCGAAGGCATCAGTGAGATTGCCGTATTCCATTTTCCGGGACGCCGGAGCGGGGAGGATGCGGTGCTCGACAGCGATTGGACGCGGGATGCGGGTACATTAAGAGCGCTGTTTCAACGACTTCAGATGAAAGGAGCCACACCGACCGGACCTGCCATCATGAGGGTGATTGATTTCTTCCGTTATGGTACACTAGATGAACATCAAACATGGCGGGGAAATACCGATGAAGGAGAAGGGATGCTCGGTGACTACGTCGTCTAA
- a CDS encoding serine/threonine protein kinase: MTTSSKPAYPAGTVITGKWRKGRFVIRRVLGQGANGIVYLVQKEGSRNPYALKMGYDTLDLQSEINVLMSLQSKRKSSASPRGGSRMSYLLDVDDFKGQQGDIPFYVMRYFPGSSLHHFIRKRGREWIGLTGLRLLEKLNGLHRSGFIFGDLKPENVMVSDVGHVELIDYGGVSSIGRSVKQFTEWYDRGYWNAGSRTSDEGYDLFAFAVLIIQLLNEEDLKTAAVQHLPQTRSPGQLLSLVQRSPKLKPYSEWLRRAIRGEFSNSHEALKLWKETIYTPALVGKLPGKTPRWLINAFALSIMIVCLACLWAFFL; this comes from the coding sequence GTGACTACGTCGTCTAAACCGGCGTATCCGGCCGGAACAGTCATTACAGGAAAATGGCGCAAAGGCCGCTTTGTCATCCGGCGCGTGCTGGGCCAGGGAGCCAACGGGATTGTATACCTTGTTCAAAAGGAGGGCTCCCGTAATCCGTATGCTCTGAAAATGGGATATGATACGCTGGATCTCCAGTCTGAGATCAATGTGCTGATGTCATTGCAGTCGAAACGCAAGTCTTCAGCATCGCCCAGAGGTGGCTCACGTATGTCCTATCTGCTCGATGTGGATGACTTTAAGGGACAGCAAGGGGATATACCGTTTTATGTTATGCGCTATTTTCCGGGCAGCTCATTACATCATTTTATACGCAAACGCGGCCGGGAATGGATTGGCCTTACAGGACTGCGTCTTCTGGAAAAGCTGAACGGACTGCACCGATCAGGTTTTATTTTCGGGGACTTAAAGCCGGAGAATGTAATGGTATCCGATGTCGGCCATGTGGAGCTGATTGATTACGGTGGGGTAAGCTCGATCGGACGGAGCGTCAAGCAGTTCACGGAGTGGTACGACAGAGGATATTGGAACGCCGGCTCACGCACTAGCGATGAGGGGTATGACTTGTTTGCCTTTGCGGTTCTAATCATACAGCTTCTAAATGAAGAGGATTTGAAAACGGCTGCTGTGCAGCATCTGCCTCAGACCCGGAGTCCGGGACAGCTGTTATCCCTGGTGCAGCGGAGTCCAAAGCTTAAGCCGTATTCAGAGTGGCTGCGGCGGGCAATCCGCGGGGAATTTTCTAATTCACATGAAGCGCTCAAGCTGTGGAAGGAAACGATTTATACACCGGCTTTAGTTGGCAAGCTGCCGGGTAAAACACCGCGTTGGCTGATTAATGCATTCGCCCTTTCCATCATGATTGTGTGTCTGGCTTGCCTATGGGCATTTTTCTTGTGA
- the tilS gene encoding tRNA lysidine(34) synthetase TilS, giving the protein MESRADLNTLMEHVLHTAGEHDLWLPHDTIVVAVSGGPDSVALLHVLHQISKRYIPLQLICAHVHHGLRAESDSEEELVRHLAQELNLPYETVRIDVLSYMKESGKGFEEAARDKRYAFLHEIAKRHGASSIALAHHADDQAETVLLHLLRGSGLGGLKGMKIKRCEKNVELIRPFLRIYKTDLMSICKQNGYAYAIDSSNLSNQYRRNAIRLDVLPFLGQYNGQIRQSLVQLADIAGMEDDYMEQAANHAYHDLVQHKDGRLYFQAPSFLALHVALQRRLIKLILNYLSAGIEITDFHKIELIRQSIDQNKSTTWSLDIGGGLACIREYDMILFMQRPPEQSKSYTYELQTAVPELCIPEIGKKLKMKVQSPHDRYFSNMAGACAEAVFDAGQLKYPLTLRSRLPGDTMKVMGLNGSKKVKDIFIDAKIPPSVRSRIPVLVDGSGNMIWIPGVRRSMHAAVGTQTTSVLHMCLEDTEAVEQL; this is encoded by the coding sequence ATGGAAAGCAGGGCTGACTTGAATACGCTGATGGAACATGTTCTCCATACGGCCGGGGAGCATGACTTATGGTTGCCCCATGACACCATTGTAGTCGCAGTGTCCGGCGGACCGGATTCTGTGGCTCTTTTGCATGTCCTGCACCAGATTTCAAAGCGGTATATCCCTCTGCAGCTTATTTGCGCGCATGTTCATCATGGTCTTCGTGCAGAATCAGACAGCGAGGAGGAGCTTGTCCGTCATCTGGCGCAAGAGCTAAACCTCCCGTACGAGACGGTGAGAATTGATGTTCTTTCTTATATGAAGGAAAGCGGAAAGGGTTTTGAGGAGGCGGCGCGGGATAAACGATATGCATTTTTGCATGAAATCGCAAAGCGGCACGGTGCCTCCTCGATTGCACTTGCCCACCATGCCGATGATCAGGCTGAAACCGTCCTGCTGCATTTGCTCCGGGGCAGCGGCCTTGGAGGCCTCAAAGGCATGAAGATTAAAAGATGCGAAAAAAATGTGGAACTCATTCGTCCCTTTTTACGTATATACAAAACGGACCTTATGAGCATTTGTAAGCAGAATGGTTATGCGTACGCCATTGACAGCTCTAATCTCTCCAATCAATACAGACGAAATGCGATTCGGCTGGATGTGCTGCCCTTTTTGGGGCAATATAATGGTCAGATCAGGCAATCGCTGGTTCAACTTGCCGATATAGCGGGTATGGAAGATGATTACATGGAGCAGGCTGCGAATCATGCATATCATGATTTAGTACAGCATAAGGATGGAAGGCTCTACTTTCAGGCGCCTTCCTTTTTGGCCTTACATGTCGCTTTACAACGAAGGTTGATTAAACTAATATTAAATTATCTGTCGGCAGGCATTGAAATCACCGATTTTCACAAGATTGAGCTTATCCGCCAAAGTATTGATCAGAACAAAAGCACGACCTGGAGCCTTGATATTGGAGGAGGCTTGGCCTGCATACGCGAATACGATATGATATTGTTTATGCAAAGGCCGCCAGAGCAGTCCAAGAGCTATACATATGAGCTTCAAACTGCTGTTCCGGAATTGTGTATTCCTGAGATTGGCAAAAAGTTGAAAATGAAGGTGCAGTCGCCGCATGACCGTTATTTTTCGAACATGGCCGGAGCCTGCGCTGAAGCAGTGTTTGATGCCGGCCAACTGAAATATCCATTAACACTCCGTTCAAGGCTGCCTGGAGATACCATGAAAGTCATGGGATTAAACGGAAGCAAAAAGGTAAAAGATATTTTCATTGACGCGAAGATACCTCCATCCGTGCGCTCCCGCATTCCTGTGTTAGTTGATGGTTCAGGCAACATGATCTGGATTCCGGGGGTCCGGCGCTCCATGCATGCTGCAGTCGGGACACAAACGACATCCGTTCTCCACATGTGTCTGGAGGATACAGAGGCAGTGGAGCAACTGTAA
- the hpt gene encoding hypoxanthine phosphoribosyltransferase — protein MQNDIQEVLISEEEIQKKIKELGAQLSKVYEGRNPLVICVLKGAFIFMADLVKNMTVPMELDFMAVSSYGASTKSSGVVKIIKDLDVPVDGRDVLIVEDIIDSGLTLSHLIELLKSRNAKSTCVVTLFDKPVRRTVDLEADYTGFTLPDAFVVGYGLDYAEHYRNLPYIGILKPEIYSH, from the coding sequence TTGCAAAACGATATTCAAGAAGTTCTCATCAGCGAAGAAGAAATCCAGAAGAAAATCAAGGAACTTGGAGCTCAGCTCAGCAAGGTTTATGAAGGACGCAATCCTTTGGTCATTTGTGTTTTGAAAGGTGCGTTTATTTTCATGGCCGATTTGGTTAAAAATATGACAGTACCCATGGAACTCGATTTCATGGCGGTGTCGAGCTACGGCGCATCCACCAAATCATCGGGTGTCGTCAAAATCATCAAGGATTTGGATGTACCTGTTGACGGTCGCGATGTCCTGATTGTTGAAGACATTATCGACAGCGGTCTCACACTCAGTCATTTGATTGAGCTCCTGAAGAGCCGCAACGCCAAATCCACGTGCGTAGTCACCTTGTTTGATAAACCCGTACGTCGTACCGTAGATCTGGAAGCGGATTACACAGGCTTTACCCTGCCTGATGCTTTTGTCGTCGGATACGGTTTGGATTACGCCGAACACTACCGGAACCTGCCCTACATTGGGATCTTGAAACCGGAAATCTATTCCCACTAA
- the ftsH gene encoding ATP-dependent zinc metalloprotease FtsH, translating to MNRFIRNSGFYLILFLVVVGIVQFVSNSGESAHNPRYDEFRQEIKAGNVKDITVQFDGYAYLVTGKYNQKPDGVKSDSFSTYIPATDAAIQELVDASDKNGMTYTQKKMEGESIWLTLLSSMIPLVIMFILFFFLFNQAQGGGGKVMNFGKSRARLYNEEKKRVTFEDVAGADEEKQELVEVVEFLKDPRKFAAVGARIPKGVLLVGPPGTGKTLLARAVAGEAGVPFFTISGSDFVEMFVGVGASRVRDLFENAKKNAPCIIFIDEIDAVGRQRGAGLGGGHDEREQTLNQLLVEMDGFGGNEGIIIVAATNRADILDPALLRPGRFDRQITVDRPDVRGREAVLKVHARNKPLTKDVKLDIVAKRTTGFTGAELENLMNEAALLAARRNRKDISMREVDEAIDRVIVGTEKRSRVISDREKRIVAYHEAGHTIVGYFLENADMVHKVTIIPRGRAGGYVIMMPKEDRMLVTKQELLDKVTGLLGGRVSEEVFIGEIGTGAYSDFQQATGIVRSMIMEYGMSEKLGPLQFGSTQGQVFLGRDLGHEQNYSDSIAYEIDQEMQRMTNECYQRCKELLIKHSKEVHLIANTLLEKETLELDQIRELIEQGYLSEDGPHDGGDDEGSSENGAAIIDNIGDVRVRIQGKDDASDLPTNEIPNDVPENITNDTPESPADIPGDIPNDVPNSGPADDRNPGNGGTPPESRS from the coding sequence ATGAATCGGTTCATCCGGAATTCTGGTTTTTATTTGATTCTTTTTTTAGTTGTGGTGGGCATTGTCCAGTTTGTAAGTAATAGCGGTGAATCTGCTCACAATCCTAGATACGATGAATTTCGGCAAGAGATCAAGGCTGGCAATGTGAAGGATATCACGGTTCAATTTGACGGTTACGCCTATCTCGTAACCGGTAAATATAATCAAAAACCGGACGGGGTCAAATCAGACAGCTTCTCGACCTACATTCCGGCTACAGATGCCGCGATTCAGGAACTGGTAGATGCCAGTGATAAAAACGGCATGACATATACCCAGAAGAAAATGGAAGGCGAAAGTATTTGGCTGACGCTGCTTTCTTCCATGATTCCTTTGGTCATTATGTTCATTCTCTTCTTCTTCCTGTTCAATCAGGCGCAGGGCGGCGGCGGCAAAGTCATGAACTTCGGCAAGAGCCGTGCCCGTCTATATAATGAAGAGAAGAAGAGAGTCACATTTGAGGATGTGGCTGGAGCCGATGAAGAGAAACAGGAGCTCGTCGAGGTCGTGGAATTCCTGAAGGATCCGCGGAAGTTTGCCGCAGTAGGAGCGCGTATCCCTAAAGGGGTTCTGCTCGTAGGTCCTCCGGGAACAGGTAAAACACTCCTCGCCCGTGCAGTGGCTGGTGAAGCCGGCGTTCCTTTCTTTACCATTTCCGGTTCTGACTTCGTGGAAATGTTCGTAGGTGTGGGTGCATCCCGTGTACGTGACTTGTTTGAAAACGCGAAAAAGAATGCACCATGTATTATCTTTATCGATGAAATCGATGCAGTTGGCCGTCAGCGTGGTGCCGGTCTTGGCGGAGGCCATGACGAGCGCGAACAAACGCTGAACCAATTGCTCGTAGAGATGGATGGTTTCGGCGGTAATGAAGGTATTATCATCGTTGCGGCAACCAACCGTGCTGATATTCTCGACCCTGCACTCCTGCGTCCGGGACGTTTTGACCGTCAAATTACGGTGGATCGTCCGGATGTAAGAGGCCGCGAAGCTGTGTTGAAAGTCCATGCCCGCAATAAACCGCTGACAAAAGACGTTAAGCTGGATATTGTGGCTAAACGCACCACAGGCTTTACGGGTGCAGAACTGGAGAACCTGATGAATGAGGCTGCCCTGCTTGCGGCACGCCGTAACCGGAAGGATATATCCATGCGTGAGGTTGACGAAGCGATTGACCGTGTTATTGTCGGTACTGAGAAGCGCAGCCGCGTGATCAGTGACCGTGAGAAACGGATCGTTGCTTATCACGAAGCTGGTCATACCATTGTCGGCTACTTCCTGGAAAATGCCGATATGGTGCATAAGGTAACGATTATTCCTCGCGGCCGTGCCGGCGGATATGTTATCATGATGCCGAAGGAAGACCGCATGCTCGTAACGAAACAGGAGTTGCTGGATAAAGTAACAGGTCTCTTGGGGGGCCGGGTGTCCGAGGAAGTCTTTATTGGTGAAATCGGAACTGGCGCCTACAGTGACTTCCAGCAGGCAACCGGTATTGTTCGCAGCATGATTATGGAATACGGTATGAGTGAGAAGCTTGGACCGCTGCAGTTCGGTTCGACCCAAGGCCAGGTATTCCTGGGCCGGGATCTCGGACATGAACAGAACTACAGTGATTCCATCGCATATGAGATTGATCAGGAAATGCAGCGCATGACAAACGAATGTTATCAGCGTTGTAAAGAATTACTCATCAAGCACTCCAAAGAAGTTCATCTCATCGCGAATACACTGCTTGAGAAGGAAACGTTGGAACTTGATCAAATCAGAGAACTGATCGAGCAAGGATACCTGTCGGAAGATGGACCGCATGATGGTGGAGACGACGAAGGTTCTTCCGAAAATGGCGCAGCAATCATCGACAATATTGGCGATGTACGCGTCCGCATTCAAGGCAAGGATGATGCATCCGATCTGCCAACGAATGAAATTCCGAATGACGTTCCTGAGAACATCACGAATGATACGCCTGAAAGTCCGGCCGACATTCCTGGAGATATTCCAAACGATGTTCCGAATTCGGGTCCAGCAGATGATCGCAATCCAGGTAACGGAGGCACACCTCCCGAATCCAGATCCTAA
- the nadA gene encoding quinolinate synthase NadA — protein MEALALQHKEEQKRELTEKLIQLKKERNAIILAHYYQRDEIQEVADFRGDSFLLAQKAAQTDAETIVFCGVHFMGESAKILAPNKTVLIPDERAGCPMADMVNVDGLRKLKAQHPNAKVVTYINSSADVKAETDICCTSANAVRVIQSLDCDEIIWVPDKNLGHYVQQHTDKKMIIWEGYCNTHDMLTVKDVVEMRAKHPNAQFVVHPECRPEVVEMGDFVGSTTAIIDYCKKSDCQEFIVGTEDGTGYQLRLDSPNKAFHFATKYLVCPNMKVNNLKKLVKCLETMKPQIYVPPVVADQARISLERMLQVK, from the coding sequence GTGGAAGCTCTTGCGCTGCAGCATAAAGAGGAACAAAAACGGGAATTAACGGAGAAGCTGATTCAGCTTAAAAAGGAAAGAAACGCTATTATTCTTGCTCATTATTATCAAAGAGACGAAATTCAGGAGGTTGCTGATTTCCGCGGCGATTCCTTTTTGCTAGCACAAAAGGCAGCACAAACGGATGCGGAGACTATTGTATTCTGCGGCGTGCATTTCATGGGGGAAAGCGCGAAAATACTGGCTCCGAACAAGACGGTTCTGATTCCGGATGAACGCGCAGGATGCCCGATGGCGGATATGGTCAATGTGGATGGCCTCCGCAAGCTGAAAGCACAGCATCCGAATGCCAAAGTTGTTACATATATCAATTCCTCTGCCGATGTCAAAGCAGAAACGGATATTTGCTGTACTTCTGCCAACGCCGTTAGAGTGATACAATCCCTGGACTGTGATGAAATTATCTGGGTGCCGGATAAGAATCTCGGCCATTATGTGCAGCAGCATACCGACAAGAAGATGATCATTTGGGAAGGCTATTGCAACACGCATGATATGTTGACAGTCAAAGACGTTGTTGAGATGAGAGCCAAGCATCCGAACGCCCAGTTTGTCGTACATCCGGAATGCCGGCCGGAGGTGGTGGAGATGGGTGATTTCGTAGGAAGCACCACTGCCATCATCGATTACTGCAAAAAATCAGATTGCCAGGAGTTTATTGTGGGTACGGAAGATGGAACCGGATACCAGCTCCGCCTGGACAGCCCGAATAAAGCCTTCCATTTTGCCACCAAATATCTGGTATGCCCGAACATGAAGGTCAACAATCTCAAAAAATTGGTGAAGTGTCTGGAAACCATGAAGCCGCAGATTTATGTGCCGCCGGTTGTTGCAGATCAAGCCCGAATTTCCTTAGAGCGCATGTTACAGGTAAAGTAG
- the nadB gene encoding L-aspartate oxidase, whose translation MIPQYLVDFDLQSLPCIETDVLVIGSGIAGLYTAIEAGKDHNVIMITKNALLESNTRYAQGGIAAVTSEDDSPAYHREDTLMAGAGLCSSAAVDVLVNEGPEGVRELIRLGTSFDLENGELALTQEGAHSRRRILHANGDATGFEIVRALAAQVQIHDRVQVWEHHFVIDVIAIENECIGALVQRPDGQRVYIKAGATILCTGGAGQLYRYTTNPDVATADGIAIAHRAGAQIRDMEFIQFHPTALCYPGAPRFLISEAVRGEGAVLRNIKGERFMEKYHELLELAPRDIVARAIVSEMEETRSTFVYLDITHESEDMLKHRFPTIYETCMNYGLDLAADWIPVAPAAHYMMGGVKTDLNGESSVSRLFACGEVSSTGVHGANRLASNSLSEAIVFGKRIVNRIKDLTPLYGTANITHEDEERTGAPKQAMIERRLKLQKVMVRYAGLRRNETLLYKGMDELNRQLPIFHSELTRKEEFEFANMLTSCLLVTRAALERKESRGAHYREDYPQKDDAMWRKHLLQHRQDEIMEEFSDDV comes from the coding sequence ATGATTCCTCAGTATTTGGTTGACTTTGACTTGCAATCCCTGCCCTGTATTGAAACCGATGTTCTTGTGATTGGCTCAGGAATCGCGGGATTATATACGGCAATTGAGGCTGGCAAAGACCATAACGTTATCATGATTACCAAAAATGCACTTTTGGAAAGTAATACCCGGTATGCTCAGGGCGGTATTGCTGCTGTTACCTCGGAGGATGACTCTCCAGCCTACCACCGCGAGGATACGCTGATGGCCGGGGCTGGGCTATGCTCCTCTGCTGCTGTTGATGTACTCGTGAACGAAGGCCCGGAGGGTGTAAGGGAGTTAATCCGGTTAGGCACGTCCTTTGACCTCGAGAATGGCGAGCTTGCTCTAACCCAGGAAGGGGCCCACAGCCGCCGGCGAATTCTGCATGCGAATGGGGATGCGACCGGATTTGAGATTGTGAGGGCACTCGCCGCGCAGGTTCAGATACATGATCGTGTACAGGTGTGGGAGCATCATTTTGTCATTGATGTGATAGCCATAGAAAACGAGTGCATCGGAGCCCTTGTACAACGTCCGGATGGTCAGAGAGTGTACATAAAGGCGGGGGCTACGATTTTGTGCACCGGAGGAGCCGGGCAGCTCTACCGTTATACAACAAATCCCGATGTTGCTACTGCAGACGGTATTGCCATTGCCCACCGGGCGGGAGCGCAAATCCGCGATATGGAATTTATCCAGTTTCACCCGACTGCCTTATGTTACCCGGGTGCTCCACGTTTCCTGATCTCGGAGGCCGTACGGGGCGAAGGTGCTGTGCTGCGCAATATCAAGGGTGAACGTTTTATGGAAAAGTACCATGAGCTGCTCGAGCTGGCACCGCGTGATATCGTGGCCCGTGCCATCGTAAGTGAGATGGAGGAGACGAGATCTACCTTTGTCTATTTGGATATTACGCATGAATCGGAGGATATGCTTAAGCACCGTTTTCCCACCATTTATGAGACCTGCATGAATTATGGGCTGGATTTGGCTGCCGATTGGATTCCTGTGGCTCCGGCTGCGCATTATATGATGGGTGGAGTCAAAACGGATCTCAATGGGGAGAGCAGCGTGTCACGTCTTTTTGCCTGTGGCGAAGTTTCCTCAACGGGAGTTCATGGCGCTAACCGTCTGGCGAGCAATTCCCTGTCAGAGGCCATTGTGTTTGGCAAACGGATTGTGAATCGTATCAAAGACCTGACGCCTTTATACGGAACGGCAAATATTACACATGAGGATGAAGAGCGGACAGGCGCGCCCAAGCAAGCGATGATCGAACGCAGACTTAAGCTGCAGAAAGTCATGGTTAGATACGCCGGGCTCAGACGCAATGAGACGCTCCTTTATAAAGGGATGGACGAGCTGAATCGCCAGCTTCCGATCTTTCATTCGGAGCTCACCAGGAAGGAAGAGTTTGAATTTGCGAACATGCTGACCAGCTGTTTGTTGGTCACTCGCGCCGCTCTGGAGCGCAAGGAGAGCCGAGGCGCACATTACAGGGAGGATTATCCTCAGAAGGACGACGCGATGTGGCGCAAGCACTTGCTTCAGCATCGTCAAGATGAAATCATGGAGGAGTTCAGCGATGATGTTTAA